The sequence TTTTTAACTCTTCCTCTCCTTGGCGTAAATACCCCTGAGCTAAGTCACTTTTCTCTCTCCACTCAAGCATGTACTTTTTAAAATTAGTTTGTTGATCTTGTGCGTATGTATAATCACTTAGACTAACAATAGTAAGTATAAAAACTATAATTGCTAAGATTTGATGTAACATGAATGAAAAAGAAAAGTTGAAAATAAAGTCTTTTACTTCCTAGTGAAATTATCTATTGTATTCAGTATGACTGAAATAAAATTTGCTTTATAAGTATAGCCATAATAGAGGACAAAGTGAAATGTATTTTAAATTGCCCAATAACTTGCTATCAGACTCGTCATAATTGATTCATAGGTACTAATAGGAGTTGTGGATCAAGTTATTGAATTCCAAGCTTAAAAAAAAAACTGAGTATAATTTCAATGTTATATAAAATTATTGTCTTAGTAGCTAAAAGTTAAAAATTTCATATTAGATGCGATATATTTCTAGTAGTATGGAAAGAAGGCGTGTTCGATAAATTAGAATATCAAAACCAGCAAACAGAAAATGAATAAAACAAACCTTTTCCTCATGTCTTGCATAGCCTCTTTAGTAGGGGGTTGTGCCTTGATAAATAAAGTTGAAGAAGTATTCATACCAGATGAAAATACGGTTGAGATGAAAGAAACCAAAAAGAAAACTATTAGTATTACTTGTAGTCAAGGAAAAATAAAAGATCATACAGAAAAAGGTTGGAAAGTTATTGGTACTGAGGAAAAAGAAGTTCCTTGTAAATGGAAAACAAAAAAAGCAAAGCGTAATTGTAACCCCAAAAAAGACAAAGGTTGCTTAATAACAGTACCTGATGAATACGGAAAGGAAATAATATATTTTCTAGAAAAAGAAAGCCTTATAGACAAGAGAAAATAGTTATTAAGTGCCCAAAGATGTTGTATCAGATTTACTGAAGTTAATTATAATACTTATAAAATTCGTTTTAAAAGGTTTCTAACTATAAGTTTTACTAGAGTTCTTTTTTTGAACTCGTTTATAATGTCCGATATAAAACCATCTCCAAGTTGGTATCATTGTAAATAACCAAACCCAAACTATGTATTCGTAATTTGCATCAAGATTTGAAGTGTTACACAACTCTGATACACCCAATTTTTGACTCTGTTCTAAACGATCCTCTAAATTTCTGCATAGCAGATAGCCATGTACTCCAAGGAAGCCTATGGTCATCGAGGTAGGAACTATTGCAAACAAAGCGGCTAAAACTAAATTTCCTAGTTTTAGTCTAAGATTAAGATCCTTAGAAATACTCATACACGGAGGAATTTACTTGTCTTCCTTGATTCTAAACACTTTATAACATAAGAAGCCATGTTAGGCAATAAATTATACCTAAATACAAGTATATGGTTGTATTAGCTATCCAGACTATCTTTCAGAAAAAGTAAAATCTTTAGGCATCCAATGTTTTTTTTAACTAAGCCTTTTCACTATAATATTCCTAGAAAATAGATTTGAAGATAAAATAATAGGGCAAAACCATAAATAAAATTGATGTGGTTTCTATTGGTAAGATACAATTGATTATAAGGTTATAGATATAGGTTTAAAGCAATTATCATAAATTAGTTAACCAAGCGCTAGAAAGTATCCAACTCTCTAAGAAGTGCTATAATTAACAAGTAAATAGGCTAGCTTCTTGACAAGTAAATGTGTTTAAATGAATAAGAACATCTCACAAATCTTCCTAACTGATTTATCAATAGATCTTCCTATTTTTTTGTCAGATGCAAGTAACTCAATAAAGAATAAATTTAAAGATTATGAACATAAAGTATATAACAATGAAGAGCTTAGGTTTTTTATTAAATCAAATTTTGATTCTGAGGTTTTGTGGGCATACGACGTCTTAAAACCATATTCTTATAAATCAGATTTAGGGAGATTTTGTCTTCTATATCAGCAAGGAGGATGGTATTTTGATATTGCAATCAAATGCTTATCAAACTTTCAAGTGTGTTCAAATGTCGATATGATTTGCTTTCGTGATGAGCAGAGACATTCCTCAACTTCATGGGCTGTAGCGGGAGGGATAATATGGTCAAAATCTGGCAATAATATTCTATCAACTGCAATCAAAATGATTATTCAAAACTGCAGGGAGCGCTGGTATGGAAGAACTCCTTTATGCCCAACAGGTCCTTCACTATTTGGAGAAGCAATCGCCAAG comes from Prochlorococcus sp. MIT 1307 and encodes:
- a CDS encoding glycosyltransferase — its product is MNKNISQIFLTDLSIDLPIFLSDASNSIKNKFKDYEHKVYNNEELRFFIKSNFDSEVLWAYDVLKPYSYKSDLGRFCLLYQQGGWYFDIAIKCLSNFQVCSNVDMICFRDEQRHSSTSWAVAGGIIWSKSGNNILSTAIKMIIQNCRERWYGRTPLCPTGPSLFGEAIAKENRDKNIIFGYLDRPNIPFTKKNIPFLRKLFKSKFRLANHKTFALVKPASGGDLKALGVHGSNNYNQFWKSKTVYNDIPFTLNYK